The following coding sequences are from one Microtus pennsylvanicus isolate mMicPen1 chromosome 1, mMicPen1.hap1, whole genome shotgun sequence window:
- the LOC142837282 gene encoding vomeronasal type-1 receptor 1-like, with translation MDALVYIDSNWGMMFFIQTMAGILANSFLFHLYNFPLFTAQVVRPKNLILNQLVISNTLVLFSKGIPQTVATFGLTSFLGEAECKLLLYLHRVARGVSLSTTSLLSGFQAIRLHPNTLGWLNLRTRSSKCIVTCCFLCWIPQLLLNIPVSMIKPGPKNSKNLSTKGIHGYCSSTVPERLTFLIKAVILSLSDMMCLVLMAWASGSMVLVLHKHKHRVQHIHSHSLSQRSSHEDRATRTILILVTMFLSFYSLASVFSFCITQTVNPSPWLLNTSVLLSLSFPTLSPLVFNFSNICVPHFCCVLWIKKTNSPTVVSYV, from the coding sequence ATGGATGCATTAGTTTACATTGACTCAAACTGGGGAATGATGTTCTTCATTCAGACCATGGCTGGAATCCTAGCCAATTCTTTCCTCTTTCATCTGTATAACTTTCCATTGTTCACTGCACAAGTGGTGAGACCCAAAAACTTGATTCTCAATCAGTTAGTCATATCAAACACTCTGGTTCTCTTCTCCAAAGGGATCCCTCAGACAGTGGCCACCTTTGGGTTGACATCTTTCCTGGGGGAGGCTGAGTGCAAACTTCTACTCTATTTGCACAGAGTGGCCAGAGGGGTCTCCCTCAGCACCACCTCCCTCCTCAGTGGCTTTCAGGCCATTAGGCTTCACCCCAATACTTTGGGGTGGCTGAACCTCAGAACTAGATCCTCAAAGTGCATTGTCACCTGCTGTTTCCTTTGCTGGATCCCACAGCTTCTGCTCAATATCCCTGTTTCTATGATCAAACCTGGTCCAAAGAATAGCAAAAACCTGAGCACTAAAGGAATACACGGATACTGTTCCTCAACTGTGCCTGAGAGATTAACTTTCTTAATAAAAGCAGTGATTCTATCCCTAAGTGATATGATGTGTCTGGTTCTCATGGCCTGGGCCAGCGGCTCCATGGTCCTTGTCCTGCATAAACACAAGCATCGAGTCCAGCACATCCATAGCCACAGCCTCTCCCAAAGGTCTTCCCACGAGGACAGAGCCACACGCACCATCCTGATCCTGGTGACCATGTTTCTGTCCTTTTACTCTCTAGCTTCCGTCTTCTCATTTTGTATAACCCAGACTGTGAACCCGAGCCCTTGGCTGCTGAACACCTCTGTGCTACTGTCATTGAGCTTCCCAACACTCAGTCCCCTCGTGTTCAATTTCAGTAATATATGTGTCCCTCATTTCTGCTGTGTCCtttggataaagaaaacaaacagtccAACTGTGGTCTCTTATGTTTGA